A genomic window from Salvia splendens isolate huo1 unplaced genomic scaffold, SspV2 ctg980, whole genome shotgun sequence includes:
- the LOC121791969 gene encoding 54S ribosomal protein L37, mitochondrial-like: MAMALMRSLKSITTSNELLKVAGCRTFASGGAKGKKGKGGAGGDAPKASLISKEVKSTTVYGANILKDGQDPKILPDSEYPDWLWHLLDKRPALSELRRKDTETLPFDELKRFVKLDNRARIKENNMLKAKN, encoded by the coding sequence ATGGCAATGGCGCTCATGAGGTCATTGAAAAGCATCACCACCTCGAACGAGCTACTTAAAGTGGCAGGCTGCAGAACATTCGCTTCTGGAGGTGCTAAAGGGAAGAAAGGGAAAGGCGGTGCTGGTGGAGATGCCCCCAAAGCATCATTGATAAGCAAAGAAGTGAAATCCACTACTGTTTATGGTGCCAATATACTGAAAGATGGGCAAGACCCGAAAATCTTGCCTGATTCCGAGTACCCGGATTGGCTGTGGCACCTGCTCGACAAACGCCCCGCCCTCAGTGAGCTCAGGAGGAAGGACACTGAAACTCTTCCATTCGACGAGCTCAAGCGTTTTGTCAAGCTGGATAACCGAGCCAGAATCAAGGAGAATAACATGCTGAAGGCCAAAAATTAG